The following coding sequences are from one Mesorhizobium onobrychidis window:
- a CDS encoding alpha/beta fold hydrolase → MSSAFEVRVFGDLTVRRDGEPVALTQSRKTRALLAYLAVQQKQQRREWLCEMFWDVPDDPRGALRWSLSKLRQILNADGETRLAADRNVVQLKPGSIWLDYDLIRGLSADAVGSLPTERLEAIAAAFAGPFLSDLYLPRCQAFEAWRVYCSNETEILHLKALRALIDRLGDEPERALPHLHTLQSLLPDNDLADEIARINDQARLTVAAAPIRSGTTAGPVSRPAPEPPLTGPVPEPVPSPSTKVSSGKQQIRYVNARDGTRIAYVISGSGPAIVRASHWMSHLDFDWESPVWGHWIDGLSSGFTLVRYDGRLNGLSDTVCEDVSFDAFVDDLECVVEAVGLDRFVLLGISQGCALSVEYAIRHPEKVAGLLIWGGYVRGWRARGNAAEIVRREAISALMRQGWGQDDPLFRQMFTNLFIPGANRVQMDWFNELQRRTLTPENAMRLSYVFADIDISRSLERLHVPALVLHANGDRVAPFSEGLELARSITGARFVELESANHILLAEEPAFRNFILEASAFANEALQAQTVVAVDPRTRRQATILCADFQYAEPVMENLPPDVALERVDPFLMQATALVRDNGGTVLTISENELVASFGAPEPLEGHAALACRTALALRELALRHGDWMTGVRAALDTGVVIVSPARDGALEVRGGPVSVAHTLSQALGRDLVVATARTRASAGGFVSMEALAAPLLSEYPKNQRLFEVIEIRRGRSRWQLRAETQLSPFVGREMQLQILNKAWHDVFDGEGQTIFVVGDPGHGKSRVTHEFVGAIPHDDAENLEVGALETDLRSGFVVIRKLLQTLFGVGDTEAPPIAIEKVLAAQSAQGFDERLLDPIMAVMELPVQDPNWAIISGQERSRRMQEAAVGLLLFLGRRKPVVLLVEDLHWIDAESEGVLVRLAQALPTVRCLLILTCRPEYDRGAFAAAGPSEIRLPAFNTAEAAAFLDYLVGRDPELAQLRGAVGDACKGNALFLEETVRALAETGKLEGQPGRYRPSGEVDEIVVSASIQTIVDARFERLDKDSKRVAEVASIFGGEIPVPLLRRMATLSSLRFDAALQNLKKADLLVELQVFPEAFVRFKHVLIRTAVSGRIVSSALIELHRTALAELKAHYADRLEEHSERLARHAQQAHLWVEAVGYLLISARKAIRRSAHVSALEQLDLGVRLLRSNDVADADEQEIEFQLARGVALMAARGWGATEVLAAFERAEELCGKIGDQARLFTALRGRAQYYMLSGKPAAAQELACRWAGMAKDDSDPGLAIETEHMFWTNNFFLGETAAAQNHAERAIGLYDPDRDHYLTYKYSGHDPGVCCRCFSGLSAWLAGEPDKARLRCEDATGLAGRFEHPLSMALAYWGTSYLHMFAGEPEAALRAAESELQIAEKFQLPLLVGQAAFQVGWGQFRLGERGAGLRGMEEAISAIRRTGAEMGLPYLIGLYAEALGDSGRLDSARKSVEAALELGRYNGTYFQLAEVLRIEACIREKSGGGPDEIEKMLHKAANVATLQRSAIGQLRIAVELARCLRSLGDVEKAREFIAPHGELVGKLDDSQDARAAREFF, encoded by the coding sequence TTGAGCTCGGCCTTCGAAGTAAGGGTCTTTGGCGACCTCACGGTTCGCCGTGACGGCGAGCCTGTGGCCCTAACGCAATCGCGCAAGACGCGGGCGTTACTCGCCTATCTGGCCGTGCAGCAAAAGCAGCAGCGCCGCGAGTGGCTTTGTGAGATGTTCTGGGACGTCCCTGATGATCCTCGGGGCGCGCTGCGTTGGAGCCTTTCGAAGCTGCGCCAGATCTTAAACGCCGACGGCGAGACCCGGCTTGCGGCCGATCGCAACGTGGTCCAACTGAAGCCGGGATCGATCTGGCTCGACTACGATCTGATCAGGGGCCTGTCGGCCGATGCGGTTGGTTCGCTGCCTACAGAGCGTCTGGAAGCGATCGCTGCGGCTTTCGCCGGCCCGTTCTTGTCGGACCTCTATCTGCCGCGCTGCCAGGCGTTCGAGGCTTGGCGCGTCTATTGTTCGAACGAGACCGAGATTCTGCACCTGAAGGCGCTACGCGCCCTGATCGATCGCCTGGGCGACGAGCCTGAGCGGGCGCTTCCCCACCTGCACACGCTACAGTCACTTCTTCCGGACAATGATCTAGCAGACGAGATCGCCCGCATTAACGATCAGGCTCGACTGACCGTCGCCGCTGCCCCGATCCGAAGTGGCACGACGGCTGGACCTGTTAGCCGGCCGGCCCCCGAACCTCCGCTGACGGGGCCTGTGCCCGAACCCGTCCCGTCGCCTTCGACGAAGGTTTCGTCAGGTAAGCAGCAGATACGCTACGTCAATGCCCGCGATGGCACCCGGATCGCCTATGTCATCAGCGGATCCGGGCCAGCGATCGTGCGTGCCTCGCACTGGATGTCCCATCTCGACTTCGATTGGGAAAGCCCGGTTTGGGGACATTGGATCGACGGCCTGTCCAGCGGCTTCACGCTTGTACGCTACGACGGGCGCCTGAACGGCCTTTCCGACACAGTCTGTGAGGATGTGTCTTTCGATGCATTCGTCGACGATCTCGAATGCGTCGTAGAGGCCGTGGGCCTCGACCGTTTCGTCCTCCTTGGAATATCGCAAGGCTGTGCTCTCTCGGTCGAATACGCCATTCGCCATCCCGAGAAGGTCGCGGGTCTCTTGATTTGGGGGGGATATGTTCGTGGATGGCGAGCGCGCGGAAATGCGGCGGAGATCGTCAGACGCGAAGCAATCTCGGCGTTGATGCGCCAGGGCTGGGGTCAGGATGACCCATTGTTCCGCCAAATGTTCACCAACCTGTTTATACCGGGCGCCAATCGCGTGCAGATGGATTGGTTCAATGAGCTGCAGCGCCGGACACTCACGCCGGAAAACGCGATGCGGTTGAGCTATGTCTTTGCCGACATTGACATATCGCGATCGCTTGAACGGCTGCATGTGCCAGCGCTCGTCCTGCATGCCAACGGCGACCGGGTCGCGCCTTTCTCGGAAGGTTTGGAGCTCGCCAGATCGATAACTGGTGCCCGCTTCGTCGAACTGGAAAGCGCCAATCACATCCTTCTTGCCGAGGAACCCGCGTTCCGCAACTTCATTCTCGAGGCGTCGGCATTTGCCAACGAGGCGCTTCAGGCGCAAACGGTCGTTGCGGTCGACCCGAGGACCCGGCGACAGGCAACGATCCTGTGCGCCGATTTCCAATACGCCGAACCGGTGATGGAGAACCTGCCTCCCGATGTCGCGCTGGAGCGGGTCGATCCCTTCCTCATGCAGGCCACCGCACTCGTGCGCGACAACGGAGGAACGGTTCTGACGATTTCCGAGAACGAGCTCGTCGCGTCGTTTGGCGCGCCTGAGCCGCTCGAAGGACATGCTGCACTTGCCTGCCGGACCGCACTCGCGCTGCGCGAGCTCGCGCTGCGCCATGGCGATTGGATGACCGGCGTTCGTGCTGCCCTGGACACAGGCGTCGTGATCGTCAGCCCGGCACGTGACGGGGCTTTGGAGGTGCGCGGCGGGCCGGTGTCCGTGGCCCATACGCTGAGCCAGGCGTTGGGGCGCGATCTCGTGGTGGCAACCGCCAGGACCCGGGCATCGGCTGGCGGCTTCGTCAGTATGGAAGCGCTGGCAGCGCCACTTCTGTCGGAATACCCGAAGAACCAGCGGCTCTTTGAAGTGATCGAGATCAGGCGGGGCCGCTCGCGCTGGCAGTTGCGCGCCGAAACGCAGCTGTCGCCGTTCGTCGGCCGCGAGATGCAGCTGCAGATTCTGAACAAGGCCTGGCATGACGTATTCGACGGCGAAGGTCAGACGATTTTCGTGGTCGGCGATCCCGGTCACGGCAAGTCGCGTGTCACGCATGAATTCGTTGGGGCCATCCCTCACGATGATGCTGAGAATCTGGAGGTCGGCGCGCTCGAAACGGACCTGCGCAGCGGCTTCGTCGTAATTCGGAAGCTGCTGCAAACCCTGTTCGGCGTGGGCGACACCGAAGCGCCGCCAATCGCAATCGAAAAGGTACTGGCCGCGCAAAGCGCGCAAGGCTTCGATGAGCGGCTCCTCGATCCGATCATGGCAGTCATGGAACTGCCCGTTCAGGATCCGAACTGGGCTATCATTTCTGGCCAGGAGCGATCCCGGCGCATGCAGGAAGCAGCGGTTGGGCTTCTGCTCTTCCTTGGCCGCAGGAAGCCCGTCGTTCTCCTGGTCGAGGACCTTCATTGGATAGACGCCGAGAGTGAGGGGGTCCTGGTGCGGCTGGCGCAGGCACTGCCCACTGTCCGCTGCCTGCTTATCCTGACCTGTCGACCCGAATACGATCGCGGTGCCTTCGCCGCTGCAGGACCTTCCGAAATCCGCCTGCCGGCGTTCAATACGGCCGAAGCAGCAGCATTTCTTGACTACCTGGTTGGCAGGGACCCTGAGCTGGCGCAGCTCCGCGGTGCAGTCGGGGATGCGTGCAAAGGCAATGCATTGTTCCTGGAAGAGACCGTCCGCGCTCTCGCCGAGACCGGCAAGCTGGAAGGGCAGCCAGGCCGCTACCGGCCTTCTGGCGAGGTCGACGAGATCGTCGTTTCGGCGAGTATTCAGACGATCGTCGACGCTCGCTTCGAACGTCTCGACAAGGATTCGAAGCGGGTAGCCGAGGTCGCCTCGATCTTCGGCGGAGAGATTCCGGTGCCCTTGCTACGAAGGATGGCGACTCTGTCGAGCCTGCGCTTCGATGCCGCCCTCCAGAATTTGAAGAAGGCCGATCTCCTAGTGGAGCTTCAGGTTTTTCCCGAGGCTTTCGTCCGCTTCAAGCACGTCCTCATCCGAACTGCTGTGTCAGGACGTATCGTATCGTCGGCGCTCATTGAGCTCCACAGGACTGCGCTTGCCGAATTGAAGGCCCATTACGCGGACCGGCTTGAGGAGCACAGCGAACGCCTGGCCAGACACGCGCAACAGGCTCACCTCTGGGTCGAAGCCGTCGGCTATCTTCTGATCTCGGCTCGCAAGGCGATCAGGCGGTCGGCGCACGTCAGTGCACTTGAGCAGCTGGACCTTGGGGTCAGGCTGCTGAGGAGCAACGATGTCGCCGACGCCGATGAGCAAGAGATCGAGTTCCAGCTCGCGAGGGGCGTGGCCCTCATGGCGGCTCGTGGCTGGGGTGCGACCGAAGTGCTCGCCGCGTTCGAGCGCGCCGAGGAACTTTGCGGTAAGATCGGCGACCAGGCGCGTCTGTTCACGGCGCTGCGCGGGAGAGCCCAATACTACATGCTTAGCGGTAAGCCGGCAGCGGCGCAGGAACTGGCCTGCCGATGGGCTGGCATGGCTAAGGACGACAGCGATCCCGGTCTCGCGATCGAGACCGAGCACATGTTCTGGACAAACAATTTCTTCCTTGGGGAGACCGCGGCGGCCCAGAACCATGCGGAACGCGCCATCGGCCTCTACGACCCCGACCGCGATCATTATCTGACGTACAAGTACTCCGGTCATGACCCGGGCGTCTGCTGCCGCTGCTTCTCGGGATTGTCAGCCTGGCTGGCCGGCGAGCCGGATAAGGCAAGGCTACGGTGCGAAGACGCAACCGGGCTCGCCGGACGTTTCGAGCATCCGCTGAGCATGGCGCTTGCGTATTGGGGGACCAGCTACCTCCATATGTTCGCGGGGGAGCCTGAGGCCGCGCTTCGGGCGGCAGAAAGCGAGTTGCAGATAGCAGAGAAGTTCCAGTTGCCGCTCCTTGTCGGCCAAGCCGCGTTCCAGGTTGGATGGGGGCAATTCCGGCTTGGGGAACGGGGGGCCGGCCTGCGCGGCATGGAGGAAGCTATATCTGCCATTCGCCGGACCGGCGCTGAAATGGGGCTGCCCTATCTGATAGGCCTTTACGCCGAAGCGCTGGGCGACAGCGGCAGGCTGGACAGCGCTCGCAAGTCGGTTGAAGCTGCCCTCGAGCTCGGCCGCTACAACGGAACCTATTTCCAGCTCGCCGAAGTACTTAGGATCGAAGCCTGTATCCGCGAAAAGAGCGGTGGCGGACCTGACGAGATCGAGAAGATGCTCCACAAGGCTGCGAACGTCGCTACCTTGCAGCGTTCCGCGATTGGCCAACTGCGTATCGCTGTGGAACTCGCTCGCTGTCTTCGAAGCCTTGGAGACGTCGAGAAAGCGCGTGAATTTATCGCGCCTCACGGCGAGCTTGTCGGTAAGCTCGACGACAGCCAGGATGCGCGGGCGGCGCGTGAGTTCTTCTAG
- a CDS encoding BTAD domain-containing putative transcriptional regulator: MRIRLLGGLEVTSPELRPVRFATRKTSLLFAALVLAGRRGHRREQLSEAFWPGRSNGQARNSLRQALVDIRRWFPTSKDASVYIDGDQEAVALITGPDDADISIFDRKLEEGRATDLAFAADLYRGGVLVGEAIPEELDEWFGPYLNRYQRKALQLVDRLSLALPIPGSAEEAACEGLAERLLASDPTAEAAHRALIRIHAHRGHENAALRQFELCRTALKKQLDAQPEAQTSSLAASLQSRERTGHQRPGLSSGVAAPARVLSVPTRHDDQPSIAVLPFQNLSGDIEQEYFADGMVEDIVTALAHFRHLFVVARNSSFTYKGRSIDIKQVGRELGVRYVVEGSVRRAGDRLRIAGQLIDTSTGAYLWADRFDGTPAEVFDLQDQVASSIVGAITPKVEEAEIERAKRKPTESLDAYDYYLRGLASHDRAVNTKETMDDALRFFMKAIGCDPVFAAAYARAARCYAARKSNRWMIDRLEETAEATRLAKRAIELGWDDAIALSYGGYVLGYVGGDVEESAACIERALGLNPNLAAAWGYSAWVQACLGEPEKAVERAAQAMRLSPFDPRFFVWEFCTALAHFCAGRYNDAAEWAKRSLRSQPNYASATRVATASYVLAGRLSEAEKMMARLRELDPTLRLSNLAEVLPPFYRTDDRSRYIEGLRKAGLPD, from the coding sequence GTGCGCATCAGGTTGCTGGGCGGCCTCGAGGTTACTTCGCCGGAGCTCCGGCCCGTCCGTTTCGCCACGCGCAAGACTTCGCTGCTTTTTGCTGCCCTGGTGCTGGCGGGCCGTCGGGGCCATCGTCGCGAGCAGCTTTCCGAAGCCTTTTGGCCGGGACGAAGCAATGGCCAGGCCCGCAATAGTTTGCGGCAAGCGCTGGTCGACATCCGGCGCTGGTTCCCGACCAGCAAGGATGCCTCCGTCTACATCGACGGCGATCAGGAAGCCGTCGCGCTGATTACCGGCCCGGATGACGCGGACATTTCGATCTTCGACCGGAAACTGGAGGAGGGCCGAGCGACCGATCTCGCCTTCGCCGCGGACCTCTACCGCGGTGGGGTGCTCGTAGGGGAAGCCATTCCTGAGGAACTGGATGAGTGGTTTGGACCCTATCTGAACAGGTATCAGCGCAAGGCGCTGCAGTTGGTGGATCGGCTGAGCCTCGCGCTGCCCATACCCGGCTCTGCGGAAGAGGCAGCCTGCGAAGGACTGGCGGAGAGACTGCTCGCCTCAGACCCTACCGCGGAGGCAGCCCATCGGGCGCTGATCCGGATCCATGCTCATCGCGGTCACGAAAACGCCGCCTTGCGCCAGTTCGAGCTCTGTCGGACGGCCCTGAAAAAGCAGCTGGATGCGCAGCCCGAGGCGCAGACAAGCTCACTGGCGGCTTCTTTGCAGTCCCGCGAACGAACTGGACATCAGCGACCCGGACTAAGCTCTGGCGTCGCGGCGCCGGCGCGGGTGCTGTCAGTCCCGACGAGACACGACGATCAGCCATCAATTGCGGTGCTGCCGTTTCAGAATCTAAGCGGTGATATCGAGCAGGAATATTTTGCCGACGGAATGGTGGAAGACATCGTCACCGCCCTGGCTCACTTCCGCCACCTGTTCGTGGTCGCACGGAATTCGAGCTTCACCTACAAGGGACGGTCCATAGACATAAAGCAGGTCGGGCGTGAGCTGGGCGTGCGCTATGTGGTCGAGGGAAGTGTGCGCCGGGCGGGTGACCGCCTGCGCATCGCCGGGCAGCTCATCGACACCTCGACGGGGGCCTACCTCTGGGCCGATCGTTTTGACGGAACGCCCGCCGAAGTGTTCGATCTGCAGGACCAGGTCGCCTCGAGCATAGTCGGCGCAATCACCCCGAAGGTGGAGGAGGCTGAGATCGAGCGTGCCAAGCGCAAGCCGACGGAAAGCCTCGACGCCTACGACTATTATCTGCGCGGGTTGGCGTCCCACGACCGAGCGGTCAACACCAAGGAAACCATGGATGACGCTCTGCGGTTCTTCATGAAGGCGATCGGCTGTGACCCGGTGTTCGCTGCCGCCTATGCCCGGGCGGCGCGCTGCTATGCGGCGCGAAAGAGCAACCGCTGGATGATCGATCGCTTAGAAGAGACTGCCGAGGCGACCCGACTGGCAAAGAGAGCGATCGAACTTGGATGGGACGATGCAATTGCCCTTTCGTACGGCGGATACGTGCTCGGCTATGTAGGCGGCGATGTGGAGGAAAGCGCGGCTTGCATCGAACGTGCGCTTGGCCTGAACCCGAACTTGGCTGCGGCGTGGGGTTACAGCGCCTGGGTTCAAGCGTGCTTAGGTGAGCCGGAGAAAGCCGTCGAGCGCGCCGCGCAGGCAATGCGCCTCAGTCCGTTCGATCCTCGCTTTTTTGTTTGGGAATTTTGCACCGCGCTCGCTCACTTTTGTGCCGGGCGCTACAACGATGCTGCTGAGTGGGCGAAAAGGTCTTTGCGCTCGCAACCAAACTACGCGAGTGCGACGCGTGTGGCGACGGCAAGTTACGTCTTGGCCGGTCGGCTTTCGGAAGCCGAGAAGATGATGGCTCGCCTGCGCGAACTCGATCCTACGTTGCGGCTTTCGAATCTCGCCGAGGTGCTGCCGCCGTTTTATCGAACGGATGATCGCAGCAGATATATCGAAGGCCTTCGCAAGGCGGGCCTGCCGGACTAA
- a CDS encoding DUF1127 domain-containing protein, translated as MIAAFRGWRRTAARRRALADLTPDQLNDIGHPEAPRPALDIKAGLMANLMSMR; from the coding sequence ATGATCGCCGCCTTCAGGGGGTGGCGGCGAACCGCCGCAAGACGCAGGGCACTAGCCGACTTGACGCCCGATCAGCTGAACGACATCGGTCATCCGGAGGCCCCTCGACCCGCACTCGACATCAAGGCAGGTCTGATGGCGAATTTGATGTCGATGCGGTAA
- a CDS encoding ankyrin repeat domain-containing protein: protein MLEIPEDRCERHRLFKAIDDAFKAGDFESLGVALGGSPCWFDEQMPFELGLGHPLEYAIYWSPAAFISILLDAGSDPNYQHHGGFPAIIAALSTDRADRLEIVRILIDRGADLNMRGVNDWTPLHYAVAIRSVDAIRLLLAAGADPSLETRIDDYATALEDADNAGFEAGASLLRDAMTRRGSNGR, encoded by the coding sequence ATGTTGGAAATCCCGGAAGATCGATGCGAGCGCCACCGCCTGTTCAAGGCCATCGACGACGCGTTCAAGGCGGGCGACTTCGAGTCCCTCGGTGTGGCTCTCGGCGGCTCACCTTGCTGGTTCGACGAGCAGATGCCCTTTGAACTCGGCCTTGGGCATCCACTGGAGTATGCGATCTATTGGAGCCCCGCCGCTTTCATCTCGATCTTACTGGATGCGGGCTCGGACCCGAACTATCAACACCACGGCGGTTTTCCGGCAATCATTGCGGCACTCTCCACCGACCGGGCTGACAGACTGGAAATCGTCCGAATTCTGATCGATCGAGGCGCAGACCTCAACATGCGGGGCGTAAACGACTGGACGCCGCTTCACTATGCGGTCGCCATCCGTAGCGTCGATGCCATCCGCCTGCTGTTGGCGGCGGGCGCCGACCCATCGCTCGAAACCCGCATCGACGACTATGCGACAGCCCTCGAGGACGCCGACAATGCCGGCTTTGAAGCCGGCGCTTCGTTGCTGCGCGATGCGATGACCAGGCGCGGCTCCAATGGACGGTGA
- a CDS encoding gamma carbonic anhydrase family protein, whose amino-acid sequence MPLYAIDGKAPGFEDADSNWIAPDATLIGDVRVGRNAGFWFGVVIRGDNEPIVIGADTNVQEHTVMHTDVGFPLTIGQSCTIGHRALLHGCTIGDNSLIGMGAIVLNGAKIGKNSLVGAGALVTEGKEFPDNSLIIGSPARLVRVLDDAAVARLRDSAAHYVANGKRFKAGLTKT is encoded by the coding sequence ATGCCGCTCTATGCGATCGACGGAAAGGCGCCCGGTTTCGAGGACGCGGACAGCAACTGGATCGCGCCCGACGCGACATTGATCGGCGATGTCAGGGTCGGCCGCAACGCGGGCTTCTGGTTCGGTGTCGTCATCCGCGGCGACAACGAGCCGATCGTTATCGGCGCTGATACCAATGTGCAGGAGCACACGGTCATGCATACCGACGTCGGTTTTCCCCTGACCATCGGGCAAAGCTGCACGATCGGCCACCGGGCCTTGCTGCATGGCTGCACGATCGGCGATAACAGCCTGATCGGCATGGGCGCCATCGTGCTGAACGGCGCAAAAATAGGCAAGAACTCGCTGGTCGGCGCCGGCGCGCTGGTCACCGAAGGCAAGGAATTCCCCGACAATTCGCTGATCATCGGCTCGCCCGCGCGTTTGGTGCGAGTGCTGGACGATGCCGCGGTCGCAAGATTGCGCGATTCGGCCGCGCACTACGTCGCCAACGGCAAACGCTTCAAAGCGGGACTGACGAAGACCTGA
- a CDS encoding DUF6949 family protein, with protein sequence MAVCFIAIPNFGRLSQDVPWGRPSWVSLGGTCGAARLLQRRLSNTTVRFHGKWKVNMGAVEHTLFAFMVGLTACGLAGSVMELISGRRLAFVEPYVSPAHVLRSLFATACAGPLMFANEALDAWWQSRISASALISCGCTATVWALALGVVLIDIASRAGILLGLADFSA encoded by the coding sequence GTGGCTGTCTGCTTCATCGCGATCCCCAATTTCGGCCGCCTGTCCCAAGATGTCCCCTGGGGACGTCCTTCTTGGGTGTCCTTAGGCGGCACATGTGGCGCGGCACGGCTCTTGCAACGGCGGCTGTCGAACACGACTGTGCGATTTCATGGTAAATGGAAGGTAAACATGGGTGCGGTCGAACATACACTCTTTGCTTTTATGGTTGGGCTGACGGCGTGCGGCCTGGCTGGATCGGTGATGGAGCTGATTTCAGGCCGCCGGCTTGCCTTCGTCGAGCCCTATGTGTCGCCGGCGCATGTGCTGCGCTCGCTCTTCGCGACGGCCTGCGCCGGGCCCCTGATGTTCGCCAACGAAGCCCTCGACGCCTGGTGGCAAAGCCGCATTTCCGCATCGGCGCTGATCTCTTGCGGTTGCACCGCTACGGTCTGGGCGTTGGCGTTGGGCGTCGTGCTGATCGACATTGCATCCCGAGCGGGCATTCTCCTAGGTTTGGCTGATTTTTCAGCGTGA